The sequence ACTGAAACATGTCTACTGTTTTGACCGAACCTGGGCAACTCATCTTTCCGAGAAGGAGGGATTCTTTGGTAACTCATCGATGCATTCTTGGAATCTGGCTCAGGCAGAGGCTCCTCAGAGGGAATCATCCATCCCAGAGCAACCTGATGCAGAATGTGTCGCTGAGATATTAGTTAGAGGGATTTGCAGGCGCTCGATACCCAATCTACAACAAATATACGTTGACCTCATCCTCTCAGAGTACAATCCTTTCAAGCTTATGAAGGATGGAAAGCTGGTGGCTTACCCATGGGACATGCCTCCTCGTTATCCAACAGATTCGGCAATCCTGTCGTCTTCGATGTCTTCGCCGTTGTCAGGTATTCTTGCATTGCTTCCTTTGAAGAAGAGTGAGCCCTTGAATCTCTATGAGTCCCTGCGCAATTACTTTGTCCTCAAATACTCTGAGAGCGTGGCAAAGAGAGTAGAAGGCCCTCTCGAAATGCTACACAAATTGCGCAATGAGATGCTGCGTGATGACCTTTCGCTACCCCTTCGCCGTGACTGTCTCATCCGTTATTTCAAATGCCTTTGCATGATTGAGCCTTTCTTCCCTATGAATGCCTCACCCAACCCACCTGTCTTTGTTTGGTACAATGCCATCAACCCGCAACAGGACTCTTCTCAGCATAACATCCATTTGGAGAAGGCCTCTGTTCTCTTCAACCTGGTAGCTCTCTGCACCCACATTGCTCTCTCCTGCGATCTCACCACCATCCAAGGCTGTCGCCTTGCCATGGAGGCCTTAAATGAAGCTTTAAATTGGTTCTCTCCACTGCCGGGTGAGTCTAAGAAGGCATCTGGCACGATTGACTTGTCAGAACAATACACCAGTAAGATAAAAAatgagattgtcggcttgaaacacAAGTTTCCTCATCCCCAATCCGATGTATCATCATTACCTGAATATCCTGTATGTATACTCATCTAACTTTTCAGTTTATCTTTTCTTAGTACAATTGATTGGTGTCAATCTTGATTTGTTACATTGTTTGATTGAGATGATGCAGGCTTCAACTAATGATCCGTCGAGTGATGTCACTGAACAATTTCTTTTAGGGTATTGTAAGGCTCACTCCCTGCTTCAAGAGGTATGTGAAGCAGCATGCTTGGACCTTCTCTCTGCGGTTAGCCCCGTCAAGATTAAGGATGGAAATCTTGTGGCCAATGCAACTTAGAGGCACCAAATTTGGCATTGGAGAACATGAGCTTGCAGGAGACACAACATTAACATTCCCCTTGAGAGAAACTAAACAAGCTTTAGGAATGaacttttttactttttttttttttaattattggatGTTGCAACTTTGTTTGTTGATGCTAGAACTCTTGATTTTGTTGGTTGATTTTGTTCATCACCAATTTGTAGTGATTTGTATGCCTCTTATATGATTTCGTAGTTATTGCTAGTTATTGTTGCATATATTGGTAAATTCATTGTATACCCaaaaaaaagatctaaaattatTAAAGTCAGTTATCTCTTTTCAGAAAGTTtattattcaattaggcaaaatGCATTCCGAAAATTAAAATCCGAGAAAAGTTAGCTGCTGAGAATGATCCAAACATGCAAGATGTTGTTGCAACTGAAGAAGGGAGTGGGAGCCAGTGGAGTTTCCTCCCAAAACCATCTCATCATAAGTTTGTTTAGTATCTGACTGAATCTTCAAACTATCTGCCTAAGACCGAGGATATGATTGGGAGCAATTATGCATCTCTTGATTTGGAAACGATGCCAATGGAACAAACATGATCTTTTGTAAAGATCCTGGAAAAGCTTATACCTTTAAAACTGAAGTTCATTCTTCCAATGAAGTAGACATTGGCAAGGCAGGAAAGTCAGCAAGACTGAATGTGTATTTGAATTAGCATTTTCAAATCTAAGTTGAGTGAATATGAAGAATTGCGTTTCATTGCAACGTGATTTTGTTTGAAAAAATTTCCTGCAAGAAGTGATTTTGACATAGATGTTGTTTGTATAGTAATATTAGGGAGCAAAGATTTCACAATAATTGTACTCTAGTTTCTTCTAGTTGTTTCACTATTTCTTGGTTAAATTTGCGGCTTATAAATGTACATAGAATGAATGATACCCAAATAAAGATTTTATTCTCTGTTTTCAGCAAGTGGAGTATTGGAGACCTGCTGAGAGTGAAGTCCAGCAGGAAGCAATGCAATTTGAAAGTACTCAACATCATCATCCCCTCTATCGTGAGGTCAGTTAATGCTTTAACAAGCATAATATACTGTATAGTTTTTATCATTTGAAGACTTTATAATAATGATTTCCATTAATCTTGTGCTAGACTCCTGCTTAATGGACACCAGAAGCAAGTGGAGATAATCCTAATGTTTCACAGCTTGATCCATCAGTAATGGCTGGCACACCTAGTTTCCTTCCTAAACCAGGAAGAGGCTCAACAGCAAGACAGAAAGCCAGTGACCGAGTAAGTCAAGTATGCCACTATTAGTTTTCTCCAGGCATACAAAATTTGAAGATCACATGCTGAATTCAAATTTTGGATATTGCAatgtttttaacttttaacaCAATTTATCTTCATTAACCATGAATTCTACATCATAGCAACGCAGGCAACGAATTGCTGAGCTGAAAGCACCACACGACTTGCTTCCAAATCAAGAAGAGGTAATTTGTAGTAAGTTGTCAATGCAACATGGTGATGTGTTATCCTTTCCCTTGGAAAGTTTTTCAGTGAATAAAGTGGCAATTAACATAAGAATACCTAACCTGGAATAAGATATCTCACTGCTGAGAAATAAGtgacaaaatgaaaataaagattcTAAGTAGCTTTTATTGGTAGGTTCTGCTTTAAGAACACGGAATACTTAAGTACAACATCTTGATTgttgcatgcatgaaataaaacaGCCCTTTCAAAAATATCTCACCATTCTTATCTTTGAGCAATACTTTGGCAGATCATATATACTTAATCTCATTTATATCAATAATTGATTTTTAATCTATAAGGTAGTCAAGCTTATATACTGGACGACGTTATTGACCATGTTAAATATTTGCAGCTTCAACTAAAGGTACCTATTAACTTTGGATCATCTCAATTTTCTCAGCCTCATTCATTCTCATACATATGTAACGGCTGTGCTAATGATTATGATTGTGCTATCATATCAAATGAATTAAGATGATGTCAGAATGAACAAACTAGAAGTTTGGCTACATGCAAACACAAAATGAGACTAAATGATTTCTTTCCCCTTGAAAGAACTATCCATCATTtaggaaaataataaaattggGCATTGTCATACTATTAGACCATTAAGCTTCAGGCTTTTGGTCCCTAAATCAAGCAAAGTGGAGATATAGACTAGACTTGAATTTGTTAATGTGCAAATTAACGTAGCATATGTTCCTTACAGGAACTAAGTGGAAATAGACTGCAAGCTGAATCAACTGCTATACCACTTGTTTTCCATGAGGTATATGTCTTGTCCTTGCACACAATCACTATGAATGTTCTAGCCCAAATTCTGTCCCATAGGAAATATCAAATATCTGCCCTCCAGAGTGCCAAATTCACTGACTCGAGAtcttgttttgtttgattaggaGGGTTATGGGCATTATATTCACCAGCAGAAGTTGAATGAACCACTTGAAGAGATGATGGGGAAACTGCTTGAAGAGCATCCTGTATCTGCCAGTGTATCTGCCAGTCAGCTGCTGGAGAGCAATGGTCTTGTCCTGCTGCCTATGGAGTTGGTTCAAGACTTGCACCAATCCACGCAAATCTTCGGCAACGGCAATGCACTTGTCCGAGTTCGACTAGTCAGGCCGGCATGCACCATAAATCGGAGACAATTTGACAACATTAGTAGCTTACTAGCTCTAGGTATTAGTAGACGATCATCTTCTTTCGTTTCATATGGAAAGTTTAGAAACTCTTTTCTATATGACCTTTAATTACTACACTGCAAGAAGATATTGGAATGTGCATTGACATGTATGTATTCAGTTTATGTCTATAGACTATATACTAACTCCCATGGCCATGCATATAAATGCGGAAATTCATTAACAAATCCATAGCTTAAGCCTATAGATCAAAATGCTCTTTTGAATAAAGTTAATAATGGTAACACATGCAACTAATAACACACACATGTCATGATCATAATGAAATATCTAATAATTCTTTGTCATTATCTGTCCAATATGAACTTGGGATCATAACAAATATCAATGCCTTTTACTAATATTGGCAAAGtttatatttttctttgatttgaACCAAACGACTTTAATTTCATTTTGCATTTTGCCTGCTAATTtgactaaaaataaatttatagatATACTGAAATACTGATCCGGTGGAACTGTACTTGCCGTTACGTAACTTGGTAGCCTCAAAATACTCCGAGAGCGATGCACACAAAGTTGAAAGCCTTCTCCAAACTCTGAACAAATGCCACATGGACATGCAACGTGACTGCCTCATCCACTACTTCAAATGTCTTCACCTCTCTCTCCTCCGACGCCGACACGTCTTCAACCCTGAGCACGAGAATGGGGTCTCCTCACAGCGCAACGGCATCCAATTGGAGAAGGCCGCTGTTGTCTTCAACCTTGGAGCCATCTGCAGCCAGATTGCTGCCTCTTGCGACCGTACCACCGCCCTTGGCCGCACCTTGCAATGGAAGCCTTCAAAGTTGCCGCCAATTTCTTCTTCCAACTCTGGAAGGCTTTCGCTCCCAAGAACGTGGTGATTTGTATGCCTCTTATATGATTTCGTAGTTATTGCTAGTTATTGTTGCATATATTATTGGTAAATTCATTctatacccaaaaaaaaaaaagatgatctaaaattattaaattgagttatctttttttagaaAAGTTTATTATTTAACTAGGCAAAATGCATTCCGAAAATTAAAATCCCAGAAAAGTTAGCTGCTGTCTGCTGAGGATGATCCAAACATGCAAGATGTTGATGCAACTGAAGAAGGGAGTGGGAGCCAGTGGAGTTTCCTCCCAAAACCATCTCATCATAACTTTGTTCAGTATCTGACTGAATCTTCAAACTATCTGCCTAAGACAGAGGATATGATTGGGAGCAATTATGCATCTCTTGGATTTGGAAACGATGCCAATGCAACAAACATGATCTTCTTTTGTAATGATCCTGGAAAAGCTTATACCTTTAAAACTGAAGTTGATTCTTCCAATGAAGTGGACATTGGCAAGGTAGGAAAATCAGCAAGACTGAATGTGTATTTGGGTTAGcatttttaaaactaagttgaGTGAATATGAATAATTGGGTTTCATTACAACGTGATTTTGTTTGAAAAAGTTTCCTGCAAGAAGTGATTTTGACATAGATGTTGTTTGTATAGCAATATTAGGGAGCAAAGATTTCACAATACTTGTACTctagtttcttttatttatttcactATTTTTTAGTTAAATTTGCGGCTTATAAATATAGATAGAATGAATGATACCCAAATaaagattttattcctgtgtctTCATTAACCATGAATTCTACATCATAGCAACGCAGGCAACGACGTTATTGACCATGCAACTAAAGGTACCTATTAACTTTGGATCATCTCAATTTTCTCAGCCTCATACATATGTAACGGTTATGCTTATGATTATTATTGTGCTATCATATCAAATGAATTAAGATGATGTCAGAATGAACAAACTGGAAGTTTGGCTACATGCAAACACAAAATGAGATTAAATGATTTCTTTCCCCTTGAAAGAACTATCCATCATTTAGGAAAATAATAAAATGGGCATTGCCATACTATTAGACCATTAAGCTTCAGGCTTTTGGTCCCTAAATCAAGCAAAGTGGAGAacattaaaataaagtaaaggaCCATGTTGCAGCGTTTACAAGAAGAACAAAGGGTTTGGTCAAGTATATGTCAATGTGCAAATTAACGTAGCATATGTTCGGTCTCATAATATGATATCTTGTACATAGCATTACTAAGCCACCTTGTATActatttaatttttagagtaaaaatagaaaatttgtTTGGTCGTGAAGacaatatttaaattattattttatttttggtaattTTTATTGTATAAATTTTAagtggaaaaaataaaaaataaaatcatacgATCATATATCATATTTAATTTTATCCAGTGTTAAAAGGGGTTGAGAAAAATCATTCTCCAACAAATTGGTGCACTAAAAAAAATTGCTAACCTTGCCAAATGCCAATGCCAATGCCATAATGGCAGTTAAGGTTACTAGATTGgggaaatttaattattttatttgtttaagcGTTTAAGGAATTAGCCTTGCCAATGCCATAAATGTTTCAAGAACATTAGTTAAGTTAAGAGAATTAgacattttatttcttttaatattttagaaacaaaaatatatttttaattattgaaGACTTGAGTTTTTAGCTTTNNNNNNNNNNNNNNNNNNNNNNNNNNNNNNNNNNNNNNNNNNNNNNNNNNNNNNNNNNNNNNNNNNNNNNNNNNNNNNNNNNNNNNNNNNNNNNNNNNNNNNNNNNNNNNNNNNNNNNNNNNNNNNNNNNNNNNNNNNNNNNNNNNNNNNNNNNNNNNNNNNNNNNNNNNNNNNNNNNNNNNNNNNNNNNNNNNNNNNNNNNNNNNNNNNNNNNNNNNNNNNNNNNNNNNNNNNNNNNNNNNNNNNNNNNNNNNNNNNNNNNNNNNNNNNNNNNNNNNNNNNNNNNNNNNNNNNNNNNNNNNNNNNNNNNNNNNNNNNNNNNNNNNNNNNNNNNNNNNNNNNNNNNNNNNNNNNNNNNNNNNNNNNNNNNNNNNNNNNNNNNNNNTCAAATCTAACTGTTAAAAATGGCCAATACAAATGTTTACTTTCATGATTAGATGTGCATGCATCTTAAACTTTTGAGATAGAATGTGTAGAAAAATTGTTTTAATTTCTTGATACAGTATAATAGAAATTAAAGAACCTTTATATATACTCATATATTCCTATGGTTCTCTGGTTTTCTAATTCGGGATTTGTCTTTTCTAATGTTTTGTTTTTTCTCAATGAAAAAGTAAGATAAAAGGACACTGAAAACCTTTACTAAGTATACAAAAGACAAAAAATTCAACACACACAGAATGAAATACCAGGTTCCAGCCGTGAAAACAGCAATTATATAATTACCATGTTGGTTAGAACTATGGAGTGAGTCCCTGTTCATATAATAAGTGGTTAATGATTGCTGATATTTAATGCACATATAGTAATATTTTCTGGTTGGTATTATCTACTTGACTTTGCACAAATCAACGTACAATAAAATTCATTCTTATTGTTCCTGTCCAGTAATCTGAGCCGAGCTATAACTTTTTCTAGTGCTGAAATATAACTCCTTCTTCCGTGTGTATGGAATTTTCTGTTCTAAGAGCACAGATGCCGAGCTATATTTCAGCCGTCAAGTGTATGGAATTTTCTGTTCTAAGAGCACAGATGTCGAGTTATACTTCAGCCGTCAAAGAACACTGGAGGAGGTTGGGACCTGCAAAgagactccaacgctcaagttagtAAGAGTATAAGATGAATATCAAATGACTCAGAATGAATAGTGTTGTGTACCTAAGATTGGAGGTGGACGTATTTATAGAATTATTGTGATACGATTACTCTGATGAGCTGTTATTTAGTGGGTCTGATAACTGCTTTTTAATGAGCTTGTTTAGAGAGATTTGCGGAGAGATTCCTGTGTCATCTGGGTTGGCACGTAGTTATTTGATTGTATATGATAAGTTCGTTAGGAGAGCAAAACACGTACTCTCCACGTACTACTGCACGTGTGTATTTAGTTTTAACCAGATTGATTCCGATTTATAGTCCTGAGTCGAATTATAGCCAACAGACGGATCACTTATATTTGTGCAATAATTCAAAGATAAATAGAGAATTTAACATAAACAGATGAAAATCAAGAAAGTACTAGAGAAAATCAAAATACGA is a genomic window of Arachis ipaensis cultivar K30076 chromosome B06, Araip1.1, whole genome shotgun sequence containing:
- the LOC107645372 gene encoding uncharacterized protein LOC107645372 — protein: MSNENWQLLNPETVLSIPLKKTDPVELYLPLRNLVASKYSESDAEKVESVLETLNKCRRDMVERRGDLSLPMQRDCLIHYFKCLCMVESLFTSLSSDADADADPIIFVWYDAFNPEHEEGVSSQRNGIQLEKAAVVFNLGAICSQIAASYDRTTALGRHLAMEAFKVAANFFFQLWKVFAKDVVSATLDLTPLLAQFLHALFSAQASELELQPQLLNDARYALHQSVHLLYARAVTLIHNVLRAAKLKHVYCFDRTWATHLSEKEGFFGNSSMHSWNLAQAEAPQRESSIPEQPDAECVAEILVRGICRRSIPNLQQIYVDLILSEYNPFKLMKDGKLVAYPWDMPPRYPTDSAILSSSMSSPLSGILALLPLKKSEPLNLYESLRNYFVLKYSESVAKRVEGPLEMLHKLRNEMLRDDLSLPLRRDCLIRYFKCLCMIEPFFPMNASPNPPVFVWYNAINPQQDSSQHNIHLEKASVLFNLVALCTHIALSCDLTTIQGCRLAMEALNEALNWFSPLPGESKKASGTIDLSEQYTSKIKNEIVGLKHKFPHPQSDVSSLPEYPASTNDPSSDVTEQFLLGYCKAHSLLQEVCEAACLDLLSAVSPVKIKDGNLVANAT
- the LOC110263096 gene encoding uncharacterized protein LOC110263096, with amino-acid sequence MAGTPSFLPKPGRGSTARQKASDRQRRQRIAELKAPHDLLPNQEEELSGNRLQAESTAIPLVFHEEGYGHYIHQQKLNEPLEEMMGKLLEEHPVSASVSASQLLESNGLVLLPMELVQDLHQSTQIFGNGNALVRVRLVRPACTINRRQFDNISSLLALGISRRSSSFVSYGKFRNSFLYDL